From Eptesicus fuscus isolate TK198812 chromosome 13, DD_ASM_mEF_20220401, whole genome shotgun sequence, the proteins below share one genomic window:
- the LOC103303452 gene encoding olfactory receptor 51J1-like: MKNSNNSLEFLPTTFILVGIPGLEAEHIWISIPFILMYIIIFLGNGTILHVIRTDTALHQPMYLFLAMLALAEVGVSASTLPTVLGIFLFGTTEISFDACLLQMFSIHSFSIMESAVLLAMSVDRFVAIYSPLRYTAILTLPRIFGTGAAIGLKSIMLMAPLPMLLRRLPFCGHNALSHSYCLHPNLIHLPCGDISINNIYGLFIVTSTFGLDSLLIVVSYGLILHTVLNIATREERKKALNTCGSHVCAVLAYYVPMIGLSMVHRFGHHVSPWLHAMMANAYLFFPPIVNPIVYSIKTKEIRCGIVRMLSEKRSRV; encoded by the coding sequence ATGAAGAACTCCAACAATTCTCTGGAATTCTTACCTACAACATTCATTCTGGTTGGCATCCCTGGGTTGGAGGCAGAGCACATCTGGATATCCATTCCCTTCATCCTGATGTACATTATCATCTTCCTTGGGAATGGCACCATTCTTCATGTCATCAGGACAGACACTGCCCTACACCAGCCCATGTACCTGTTTCTTGCCATGTTGGCACTGGCTGAAGTTGGTGTCTCTGCATCCACACTGCCTACAGTGCTAGGCATCTTCCTTTTTGGAACCACTGAGATTAGCTTTGATGCATGTCTCCTCCAGATGTTCTCCATCCATTCTTTCTCCATTATGGAGTCAGCTGTGTTGCTGGCCATGTCTGTCGACCGATTTGTGGCCATCTACAGCCCGCTGCGCTATACAGCCATCCTAACCCTGCCCCGCATCTTTGGCACAGGAGCTGCCATTGggctgaagagcattatgctcatGGCCCCATTGCCCATGCTCTTACGGCGCCTGCCCTTCTGTGGTCACAATGCTCTCTCCCATTCCTATTGCCTTCACCCAAACCTCATCCATCTACCTTGCGGGGACATTTCTATCAATAATATCTATGGGCTTTTCATTGTTACCTCTACTTTTGGCTTGGATTCGCTACTCATTGTGGTCTCCTATGGGCTTATACTCCACACTGTACTGAATATTGCTACTAGGGAGGAGCGTAAGAAGGCACTGAACACATGTGGTTCACATGTCTGTGCCGTGCTAGCTTATTATGTGCCTATGATTGGCTTGTCAATGGTGCACCGTTTTGGTCACCATGTATCCCCTTGGCTGCATGCTATGATGGCCAATGCTTACCTATTCTTTCCACCCATCGTCAACCCCATTGTGTACAGCATTAAGACCAAGGAAATCCGCTGTGGCATTGTCCGAATGTTATCAGAGAAGAGATCCAGAGTTTAG